The sequence GCGATTCCGTGAATCACCCGGGTCGAACTGACACCCGGAATCCAGGGAGTTCCAAATGAGCAAGGAAAATTCGCGCCTCACGTCCGAGTGGCAGACGTGGCTGGTGGAGAACCTCGCCCTGGGCGTGACACACGAGGAGGCGCTCCAGACGCTGACGGGGGCGGGCGTGGCGGAAGACGTGGCGCGTGAGGAAATGGCCGGCGTGCTGGCCCATCCGTACTACCAGGCCGCGCTGCGGCTGGGCCGGCGGTACGGGTGGCTGGAGTCCGTCATGGACACCTACAGCGCGCTGCACAGGCAGGCGGGCGGGCACCAGACGCTGGAGCGGCGTGAGGGTTTGAGCCCGGAGGAGTTCTTCTCGCGCTACTACTTCGGGCACCGCCCGGTGGTGCTGCGCGGCTTCATGGAGGACTGGCCCGCCCGGGAGCGCTGGTCCCTGGCGTACATGGCCGAAGTGGCGGGGGACGTGGAGGTGGAGGTGCAGACGGGGCGCAACGCCAACCCGGACCACTCCCCCGAGTTCGAGAAGCACCGCTCCAAGATGCGCTTCCGCGACTACCTGCGAATGATTGAGACGGGGGGCGAGACGAACGACTACTACATGGTGCCGCGCAACGAGAACTGGGCGCGAGAGGGATTCCGCGCACTGCGCGAGGACGTGCGCGCACCGCGAGGCATCATCGACGCGGAATTGCGCCCGGACATGCTGACGCTGTTGCTGGGCCCGGCAGGCACCGTCACCCCGCTGCACCACGACAACATGAACGTGCTGCTGGGACAGGTGATGGGGCGCAAGCACGTGAAGCTCATCCCCTCCTTCCAGCGGCACCTCATGTACCCGCGCTACGGCACCTTCAGCCAGGTGGACGCGGCGAAGCCGGACCCGGAGCGCTTCCCCCTCTACACGGAGGCGGACGTGGTGGAGGCGGTGCTGGAGCCCGGAGAGCTGGTCTTCATCCCCGTGGGCTGGTGGCACTGGGTGCGCGCGCTGGACGTGAGCGCCACGGTGACGTTCCACCACTTCCTGGTCCCCAAGGGGAACACGTACCTGCCCACGCCCCTCTAGTGAGGGGCGCGGTGGCCCTGGGGCTACTCGGAGCGCTCCACCAGCAACACGTACTGCGTCCAGCTGTTGCGCGAGTCGCGGGCCAGCCACTTCTGCCGCTCGTCGCGCAGGGCCACGGCGGGCGGAGCGCCGG comes from Pyxidicoccus parkwaysis and encodes:
- a CDS encoding cupin-like domain-containing protein, whose product is MSKENSRLTSEWQTWLVENLALGVTHEEALQTLTGAGVAEDVAREEMAGVLAHPYYQAALRLGRRYGWLESVMDTYSALHRQAGGHQTLERREGLSPEEFFSRYYFGHRPVVLRGFMEDWPARERWSLAYMAEVAGDVEVEVQTGRNANPDHSPEFEKHRSKMRFRDYLRMIETGGETNDYYMVPRNENWAREGFRALREDVRAPRGIIDAELRPDMLTLLLGPAGTVTPLHHDNMNVLLGQVMGRKHVKLIPSFQRHLMYPRYGTFSQVDAAKPDPERFPLYTEADVVEAVLEPGELVFIPVGWWHWVRALDVSATVTFHHFLVPKGNTYLPTPL